One genomic segment of Drosophila melanogaster chromosome 3L includes these proteins:
- the CG43373 gene encoding uncharacterized protein, isoform C: MSGGPGAGSGGAVAGGVGGGATHIFRSLSSESQKREWSKRLSLRGMRHGGAAGGPGGSGTSSLASSKEESKHRKFFSRSASLRQAGSGGGGVGVGGVVGGSGSHQASMELHVPGQEGRGTSSGAGSPQTQTQPSTPKKSNWEVIEHFNTSAKGGKAVVSSSLIAAGITRCNIDESMDSTNSSSTCHSPMIYQRDETQLLQPGDASNLEANNPMSSGGGGGTANGPVSPSISFWFRLNRIILRLCSTHQFKNLQVEMLYQRYFLRMNQSNTTHILALLLALILALSCTLLVFTTLQLRRSTSLLLEISEIGLDANATVGNLTTATMKPPTLASSDQMTRGSSIPLLALASNGSWAGNGAVGGELKSAHNHNIADFEADHNGQLVWRRQKRKHYRRLHKHRYKHKSHQQHRTRYRMREKRSLQDAGLVKGGGIQTQLIVDTATDDDADVYTVASDDDDDVDGGRSAGSKHITYTPRVRDYNQISHAERDEVLNTSSNAGVATDNSDPPLGYGQLIPLILMQVDESVLVFLIVMLICGIVYAFLLCILSKPAMNEIFLVLVSYVILGTFLAIEVAVSYAMQPSKSFNGSACCIVLIYMTYTMLPLRLREALIGGILLSVVHLYTCLRLNAMQDEAVEMIHWEELLCTLVALLLANLTGVYTHWPKEKAQRKAFIETRQCIEARLRTQRENQQQERLLLSVLPRHVAMEMKDDIAGQPRDTQFHKIYIQRHENVSILFADICGFTSLSDQCTAEELVRLLNELFARFDRLAAEHHCLRIKLLGDCYYCVSGLPEPRPDHAHCAVEMGLDMIDAIALVREVMAVNVNMRVGIHTGRVHCGVLGLVKWQFDVWSNDVTLANHMESGGIPGRVHITKETLKCLDGDYEVEVGKGNERNSYLKDHQIETYLIVPGDIYRPHKKSRNRLQVNGNISKELRMMGHGTAQKHTSKFGFGDSSESAKDPEDEVNEYLMRAIDARSIDHLRAEHCQSLLLCFKDNVLERKYASEPDRMLCVYFYCSLLVLLGTSIMRLVVFQSSLLTLALSTGALLLLGFLVFLVACHKINFQLPSDIKRFSLRIHSNRRISQLFAFASVALIVLTTLLAMFQESGRQMELLQRRRFWLDVNGSISLNDTELNTKMYDAEEPDCDFYLAYNTFLLLTLLSMMSCATYQVLRILLKLLLLLLASGSYMACSSNLYSRSREMSQELANEEALLRYIIDSIFLFAFMLALIFHSHQTEATYRLDFIWKLQATEEKEDMEHLQAYNRKLLENILPVHVAEHFLSREKHLDDLYHEQCDSVCILFASIPNFSEFYVELEGNNEGVECLRLLNEIIADFDELLSEERFRCIEKIKSTGATYMAASGLTANTCDRVNFSHVTAMADYALQLFDKIEEVNMHSFNNFRMRIGINIGPVVAGVIGACKPQYDIWGNAVNVASRMDSTGLVDHIQVTQEMQQILEGRGFELTCRGSVDVKGKGSMITYFLKGRRPIDAKELELAKTEVEPPKTLTLAKEPEKLDSGTATEKQREQVKEQGSTEQEDDLLPSPDIDMNSNMQNLTAQRRKSLCRQHNISSSFGTTVSSSTGITPSISNSSSVVTIGALPAILRGGNPLSNANPNATDSCSECGGASKSLATPTAPPRTLVADLKDEIARDEKIGLKDSIENLEILLKNNISLSDLSNKQQQNLRGETSSSTTTTLRKRDTIVSFNVTETVTTTAAPFTSSSGSSNSSSQQKKRRSVTTIAASFTTSTTTRLLSNESQSSTQTAPGTLESGGSVPGQSSTENSSQDWQPRTASLEPNRSPIKTSQSMSPIGQLTTEVFVLPNSRSMVLISSTNGSVSALATGGGGASSPRTGLLQDVST; the protein is encoded by the exons ATGAGCGGTGGCCCAGGAGCCGGATCTGGTGGCGCCGTAGCTGGTGGAGTGGGCGGTGGTGCCACCCACATCTTTCGCTCGCTGTCGTCGGAGAGCCAGAAGCGGGAGTGGTCCAAGCGGCTCTCCCTCCGGGGAATGCGGCATGGAGGAGCTGCCGGTGGTCCTGGCGGATCCGGCACTTCGAGCCTGGCCAGCAGCAAGGAG GAGAGCAAACACAGAAAGTTCTTCAGCCGCTCGGCATCGCTGCGTCAGGCGGGAAGCGGTGGAGGAGGAGTAGGAGTTGGAGGCGTAGTAGGAGGAAGTGGCAGTCACCAGGCGTCCATGGAGCTGCATGTGCCTGGCCAGGAGGGTAGGGGCACCTCCTCCGGAGCGGGCTCGCCACAGACGCAGACCCAACCGTCGACGCCAAAGAAGTCCAACTGGGAGGTGATCGAACATTTCAATACGAGTGCCAAGGGAGGCAAGGCCGTGGTTAGCAGCAGTTTGATTGCG GCTGGAATCACGCGGTGCAACATTGACGAATCCATGGACTCCACCAACTCCAGCTCCACCTGCCACAGCCCCATGATCTACCAACGTGACGAGACGCAGCTGCTGCAGCCAG GCGATGCCAGCAATCTGGAGGCCAACAATCCGATGTCgagcggcggaggaggcggaACTGCCAATGGCCCTGTTAGCCCTAGCATTTCGTTCTGGTTCCGTTTGAACCGCATCATCCTGCGCCTCTGCTCCACCCATCAGTTCAAGAATCTCCAG GTGGAAATGCTGTATCAGCGGTATTTTCTGCGTATGAATCAGAGCAACACGACGCACATTTTGGCCCTGCTTTTGGCCCTCATTTTGGCCCTGTCCTGCACGCTTTTGGTCTTCACCACGCTGCAGCTGCGGCGCAGCACGTCGCTGCTGCTGGAAATCAGCGAAATCGGACTGGACGCAAATGCCACCGTGGGCAACTTGACGACCGCCACAATGAAGCCTCCAACGCTGGCATCATCGGATCAAATGACCCGGGGCAGCTCCATCCCGCTCCTGGCGCTCGCATCCAATGGCAGCTGGGCGGGCAATGGGGCGGTTGGCGGTGAACTGAAATCCGCCCATAACCACAACATCGCCGATTTTGAAGCGGACCATAATGGGCAGCTGGTTTGGCGTCGTCAGAAGCGCAAACATTATCGACGCCTCCACAAACACCGATACAAACACAAGTCACACCAACAGCATCGCACCAG ATACAGGATGCGAGAGAAGCGGAGCCTGCAGGACGCGGGGCTGGTCAAGGGTGGTGGGATCCAGACCCAGCTGATTGTTGACACTGCCACCGATGATGATGCCGATGTGTACACAGTTGCttctgatgatgatgatgacgttGATGGCGGACGGAGTGCTGGCAGCAagcacattacgtatacgccgcgtgtcCGCGACTACAATCAAATTTCACATGCGGAACGTGATGAAGTGTTAAATACATCGTCAAACGCTGGAGTTGCAACCGATAATTCGGACCCACCCCTGGGCTACGGCCAACTCATACCCCTGATCCTGATGCAGGTGGACGAGTCCGTGCTGGTCTTCCTCATTGTCATGCTAATCTGCGGGATTGTCTATGCCT TCCTGCTGTGCATCCTCTCCAAGCCGGCCATGAACGAGATCTTCCTTGTGCTCGTGTCCTACGTCATTCTGGGCACCTTCCTGGCCATCGAAGTGGCCGTTAGCTATGCCATGCAACCCAG CAAATCCTTCAACGGCAGCGCCTGCTGCATTGTGCTCATCTACATGACCTACACGATGCTGCCCCTTCGCCTGCGGGAGGCTCTGATCGGCGGAATCCTTCTGAGCGTCGTCCATCTGTACACCTGCCTGAGGCTCAACGCGATGCAGGATGAGGCGGTCGAGATGATCCACTGGGAGGAG CTCCTCTGCACTTTGGTGGCCCTACTCCTGGCCAATCTCACTGGCGTCTACACCCACTGGCCAAAGGAGAAGGCCCAGCGAAAGGCGTTCATCGAGACGAGGCAGTGCATCGAGGCCAGGCTGAGGACGCAGCGCGAAAACCAACAGCAG GAACGCTTGTTGCTGTCGGTGCTGCCGCGTCATGTGGCCATGGAGATGAAGGACGATATTGCGGGCCAGCCACGTGACACCCAGTTCCATAAGATATACATCCAACGGCACGAGAATGTCAG CATCCTTTTTGCGGACATCTGCGGTTTCACCAGCCTCTCGGATCAGTGCACCGCCGAGGAATTGGTGCGTCTGCTGAACGAGCTCTTTGCCCG CTTTGATCGATTGGCTGCGGAGCATCATTGTCTGCGCATTAAGCTGCTGGGCGATTGCTACTACTGCGTCTCCGGACTCCCGGAACCCCGTCCGGATCACGCCCATTGTGCCGTCGAAATGGGACTCGATATGATTGACGCCATCGC ACTGGTTCGCGAAGTGATGGCCGTGAACGTGAACATGCGAGTGGGCATCCATACGGGCCGTGTGCACTGCGGCGTTTTGGGCCTGGTCAAATGGCAGTTCGACGTTTGGTCCAATGACGTCACGCTGGCCAATCACATGGAGAGTGGCGGAATTCCCGG ACGCGTTCACATTACGAAGGAGACCCTGAAGTGTCTGGATGGCGATTATGAAGTGGAGGTCGGCAAAGGCAACGAGCGCAACTCGTATCTCAAGGATCATCAGATAGAAACGTATCTAATTGTGCCAGGCGATATATATAGGCCA CACAAAAAGTCCAGAAATCGATTGCAAGTCAATGGCAATATCTCCAAAGAGCTGCGTATGATGGGTCATGGTACGGCCCAAAAGCACACTTCAAA ATTTGGCTTCGGCGACAGTTCGGAGAGTGCCAAGGATCCCGAGGATGAGGTGAATGAGTATCTGATGCGGGCCATCGATGCCCGAAGCATCGATCATTTGAGGGCCGAGCACTGCCAGTCCTTGCTGCTCTGCTTCAAGGATAACGTTCTGGAGAGGAAG TACGCCAGCGAACCAGATCGCATGTTGTGTGTTTACTTCTACTGCAGTCTGTTGGTTTTGCTCGGCACCAGCATAATGCGGCTGGTGGTCTTCCAGAG CTCCCTGCTGACTCTGGCCTTGTCCACTGGCGCTCTGTTGCTGCTCGGCTTCCTGGTATTTCTGGTGGCATGTCACAAAATCAACTTTCAG CTGCCATCGGACATCAAACGCTTCTCATTGCGCATTCATAGCAATCGCAGGATATCCCAGTTGTTCGCCTTTGCGAGTGTCGCCCTGATTGTCCTTACCACCCTGCTGGCCATG TTTCAGGAATCGGGCCGCCAAATGGAGCTGCTCCAGAGAAGGCGCTTCTGGCTGGATGTGAACGGTAGCATCAGCCTAAATGACACGGAGCTCAACACGAAGATGTATGACGCCGAGGAACCCGATTGTGATTTCTATCTGGCCTACaat ACCTTCCTGCTGCTCACGCTGCTCTCGATGATGAGCTGTGCCACCTACCAGGTCCTGCGGATCCTGCtcaagctgctgctgctcctcctggccTCCGGCAGCTACATGGCATGCTCCTCCAACTTGTACTCGCGCAGCAGGGAAATGAGCCAAGAGCTGGC GAACGAGGAGGCCCTGCTGCGCTACATAATTGATTCCATCTTCCTTTTTGCATTTATGCTGGCCCTGATTTTCCACAGCCACCAGACGGAGGCCACTTACCGACTGGACTTCATCTGGAAGCTGCAAGCCACGG AGGAAAAGGAGGATATGGAGCACCTGCAGGCTTATAACCGTAAACTGCTCGAAAACATTCTGCCTGTTCACGTTGCCGAGCATTTTCTGAGCCGCGAAAAGCACCTCGAC GACCTGTACCACGAGCAATGCGACTCGGTGTGCATTCTGTTCGCCAGCATACCTAACTTCTCCGAGTTCTACGTGGAACTGGAGGGCAACAACGAGGGCGTGGAGTGCCTGCGTCTGCTCAACGAGATTATCGCCGACTTCGACGAGCTGCTCAGCGAGGAGCGCTTCCG ATGCATCGAGAAAATCAAGAGCACGGGCGCCACTTACATGGCGGCATCCGGACTAACGGCGAACACCTGCGACCGGGTGAACTTCAGTCACGTGACCGCCATGGCCGACTACGCCCTCCAGCTGTTCGACAAGATCGAGGAGGTCAATATGCACTCCTTCAACAACTTTCGCATGCGAATAG GGATAAATATTGGTCCTGTGGTGGCTGGCGTTATTGGCGCCTGCAAGCCCCAATATGACATTTGGGGTAACGCCGTCAATGTGGCTTCGCGAATGGACTCCACAGGCTTGGTGGATCACATCCAG GTGACACAGGAGATGCAGCAGATACTCGAGGGGCGTGGCTTCGAGCTCACCTGTCGCGGCAGCGTGGATGTGAAGGGCAAGGGCTCCATGATCACCTACTTTCTCAAGGGCAGGAGGCCCATAGATGCCAAAGAATTGGAGTTGGCCAAGACCGAGGTGGAGCCGCCAAAGACCTTGACCTTGGCCAAGGAGCCGGAGAAGTTGGACAGCGGAACAGCGACGGAGAAACAGCGGGAGCAGGTCAAGGAGCAGGGTTCCACGGAGCAGGAGGACGATTTGCTGCCCTCGCCCGACATTGATATGAACTCCAATATGCAGAACTTGACGGCGCAGCGGAGGAAGTCGCTCTGCCGGCAGCATAACATATCCTCATCCTTCGGCACAACGGTGAGTAGCTCCACGGGCATAACGCCCAGCATTTCGAACAGTTCCAGTGTGGTCACCATAGGCGCTCTGCCCGCCATTCTGCGAGGTGGTAATCCACTATCGAATGCGAATCCCAACGCCACCGACAGCTGTTCGGAGTGTGGAGGCGCAAGTAAGTccttggccacgcccactgctcCGCCAAGGACACTGGTGGCGGATCTAAAGGATGAGATAGCCCGGGATGAGAAGATCGGATTGAAGGACTCCATTGAGAATTTGGAGATTCTGCTGAAGAACAACATCAGTCTTTCCGACCTGAGCAACAAGCAGCAACAGAATCTGCGCGGTGAAACGAGCAGCTCAACCACCACCACATTGAGAAAACGAGACACAATTGTGAGTTTCAATGTGACGGAGACGGTGACCACCACAGCAGCGCCCTTCACATCCTCCTCGGGATCATCGAACTCCTCCTCGCAGCAGAAGAAACGCCGCTCGGTGACCACCATTGCGGCTAGTTTCACCACCTCGACGACCACGCGACTGCTGTCCAACGAGAGCCAGAGCTCCACGCAGACGGCACCCGGAACGCTGGAGAGCGGTGGCTCCGTGCCCGGCCAATCCTCCACGGAGAACTCATCGCAGGACTGGCAGCCACGCACAGCCTCACTGGAACCCAACCGCAGTCCCATCAAGACCTCGCAATCGATGAGTCCCATTGGCCAGCTGACCACCGAGGTGTTTGTGCTGCCCAACAGCCGGAGCATGGTGCTCATCAGCAGCACGAACGGATCGGTTTCCGCACTGGCCACGGGTGGCGGAGGAGCGAGTAGTCCGAGGACAGGACTCCTGCAGGATGTGAGCACGTAA
- the CG43373 gene encoding uncharacterized protein, isoform B, translating into MSGGPGAGSGGAVAGGVGGGATHIFRSLSSESQKREWSKRLSLRGMRHGGAAGGPGGSGTSSLASSKEESKHRKFFSRSASLRQAGSGGGGVGVGGVVGGSGSHQASMELHVPGQEGRGTSSGAGSPQTQTQPSTPKKSNWEVIEHFNTSAKGGKAVVSSSLIAAGITRCNIDESMDSTNSSSTCHSPMIYQRDETQLLQPGDASNLEANNPMSSGGGGGTANGPVSPSISFWFRLNRIILRLCSTHQFKNLQVEMLYQRYFLRMNQSNTTHILALLLALILALSCTLLVFTTLQLRRSTSLLLEISEIGLDANATVGNLTTATMKPPTLASSDQMTRGSSIPLLALASNGSWAGNGAVGGELKSAHNHNIADFEADHNGQLVWRRQKRKHYRRLHKHRYKHKSHQQHRTRYRMREKRSLQDAGLVKGGGIQTQLIVDTATDDDADVYTVASDDDDDVDGGRSAGSKHITYTPRVRDYNQISHAERDEVLNTSSNAGVATDNSDPPLGYGQLIPLILMQVDESVLVFLIVMLICGIVYAFLLCILSKPAMNEIFLVLVSYVILGTFLAIEVAVSYAMQPSKSFNGSACCIVLIYMTYTMLPLRLREALIGGILLSVVHLYTCLRLNAMQDEAVEMIHWEELLCTLVALLLANLTGVYTHWPKEKAQRKAFIETRQCIEARLRTQRENQQQERLLLSVLPRHVAMEMKDDIAGQPRDTQFHKIYIQRHENVSILFADICGFTSLSDQCTAEELVRLLNELFARFDRLAAEHHCLRIKLLGDCYYCVSGLPEPRPDHAHCAVEMGLDMIDAIALVREVMAVNVNMRVGIHTGRVHCGVLGLVKWQFDVWSNDVTLANHMESGGIPGRVHITKETLKCLDGDYEVEVGKGNERNSYLKDHQIETYLIVPGDIYRPHKKSRNRLQVNGNISKELRMMGHGTAQKHTSKFGFGDSSESAKDPEDEVNEYLMRAIDARSIDHLRAEHCQSLLLCFKDNVLERKYASEPDRMLCVYFYCSLLVLLGTSIMRLVVFQSSLLTLALSTGALLLLGFLVFLVACHKINFQLPSDIKRFSLRIHSNRRISQLFAFASVALIVLTTLLAMFQESGRQMELLQRRRFWLDVNGSISLNDTELNTKMYDAEEPDCDFYLAYNTFLLLTLLSMMSCATYQVLRILLKLLLLLLASGSYMACSSNLYSRSREMSQELAEAAALSLNENELWRNAISVGFSWSKGVQGSRRGAAELG; encoded by the exons ATGAGCGGTGGCCCAGGAGCCGGATCTGGTGGCGCCGTAGCTGGTGGAGTGGGCGGTGGTGCCACCCACATCTTTCGCTCGCTGTCGTCGGAGAGCCAGAAGCGGGAGTGGTCCAAGCGGCTCTCCCTCCGGGGAATGCGGCATGGAGGAGCTGCCGGTGGTCCTGGCGGATCCGGCACTTCGAGCCTGGCCAGCAGCAAGGAG GAGAGCAAACACAGAAAGTTCTTCAGCCGCTCGGCATCGCTGCGTCAGGCGGGAAGCGGTGGAGGAGGAGTAGGAGTTGGAGGCGTAGTAGGAGGAAGTGGCAGTCACCAGGCGTCCATGGAGCTGCATGTGCCTGGCCAGGAGGGTAGGGGCACCTCCTCCGGAGCGGGCTCGCCACAGACGCAGACCCAACCGTCGACGCCAAAGAAGTCCAACTGGGAGGTGATCGAACATTTCAATACGAGTGCCAAGGGAGGCAAGGCCGTGGTTAGCAGCAGTTTGATTGCG GCTGGAATCACGCGGTGCAACATTGACGAATCCATGGACTCCACCAACTCCAGCTCCACCTGCCACAGCCCCATGATCTACCAACGTGACGAGACGCAGCTGCTGCAGCCAG GCGATGCCAGCAATCTGGAGGCCAACAATCCGATGTCgagcggcggaggaggcggaACTGCCAATGGCCCTGTTAGCCCTAGCATTTCGTTCTGGTTCCGTTTGAACCGCATCATCCTGCGCCTCTGCTCCACCCATCAGTTCAAGAATCTCCAG GTGGAAATGCTGTATCAGCGGTATTTTCTGCGTATGAATCAGAGCAACACGACGCACATTTTGGCCCTGCTTTTGGCCCTCATTTTGGCCCTGTCCTGCACGCTTTTGGTCTTCACCACGCTGCAGCTGCGGCGCAGCACGTCGCTGCTGCTGGAAATCAGCGAAATCGGACTGGACGCAAATGCCACCGTGGGCAACTTGACGACCGCCACAATGAAGCCTCCAACGCTGGCATCATCGGATCAAATGACCCGGGGCAGCTCCATCCCGCTCCTGGCGCTCGCATCCAATGGCAGCTGGGCGGGCAATGGGGCGGTTGGCGGTGAACTGAAATCCGCCCATAACCACAACATCGCCGATTTTGAAGCGGACCATAATGGGCAGCTGGTTTGGCGTCGTCAGAAGCGCAAACATTATCGACGCCTCCACAAACACCGATACAAACACAAGTCACACCAACAGCATCGCACCAG ATACAGGATGCGAGAGAAGCGGAGCCTGCAGGACGCGGGGCTGGTCAAGGGTGGTGGGATCCAGACCCAGCTGATTGTTGACACTGCCACCGATGATGATGCCGATGTGTACACAGTTGCttctgatgatgatgatgacgttGATGGCGGACGGAGTGCTGGCAGCAagcacattacgtatacgccgcgtgtcCGCGACTACAATCAAATTTCACATGCGGAACGTGATGAAGTGTTAAATACATCGTCAAACGCTGGAGTTGCAACCGATAATTCGGACCCACCCCTGGGCTACGGCCAACTCATACCCCTGATCCTGATGCAGGTGGACGAGTCCGTGCTGGTCTTCCTCATTGTCATGCTAATCTGCGGGATTGTCTATGCCT TCCTGCTGTGCATCCTCTCCAAGCCGGCCATGAACGAGATCTTCCTTGTGCTCGTGTCCTACGTCATTCTGGGCACCTTCCTGGCCATCGAAGTGGCCGTTAGCTATGCCATGCAACCCAG CAAATCCTTCAACGGCAGCGCCTGCTGCATTGTGCTCATCTACATGACCTACACGATGCTGCCCCTTCGCCTGCGGGAGGCTCTGATCGGCGGAATCCTTCTGAGCGTCGTCCATCTGTACACCTGCCTGAGGCTCAACGCGATGCAGGATGAGGCGGTCGAGATGATCCACTGGGAGGAG CTCCTCTGCACTTTGGTGGCCCTACTCCTGGCCAATCTCACTGGCGTCTACACCCACTGGCCAAAGGAGAAGGCCCAGCGAAAGGCGTTCATCGAGACGAGGCAGTGCATCGAGGCCAGGCTGAGGACGCAGCGCGAAAACCAACAGCAG GAACGCTTGTTGCTGTCGGTGCTGCCGCGTCATGTGGCCATGGAGATGAAGGACGATATTGCGGGCCAGCCACGTGACACCCAGTTCCATAAGATATACATCCAACGGCACGAGAATGTCAG CATCCTTTTTGCGGACATCTGCGGTTTCACCAGCCTCTCGGATCAGTGCACCGCCGAGGAATTGGTGCGTCTGCTGAACGAGCTCTTTGCCCG CTTTGATCGATTGGCTGCGGAGCATCATTGTCTGCGCATTAAGCTGCTGGGCGATTGCTACTACTGCGTCTCCGGACTCCCGGAACCCCGTCCGGATCACGCCCATTGTGCCGTCGAAATGGGACTCGATATGATTGACGCCATCGC ACTGGTTCGCGAAGTGATGGCCGTGAACGTGAACATGCGAGTGGGCATCCATACGGGCCGTGTGCACTGCGGCGTTTTGGGCCTGGTCAAATGGCAGTTCGACGTTTGGTCCAATGACGTCACGCTGGCCAATCACATGGAGAGTGGCGGAATTCCCGG ACGCGTTCACATTACGAAGGAGACCCTGAAGTGTCTGGATGGCGATTATGAAGTGGAGGTCGGCAAAGGCAACGAGCGCAACTCGTATCTCAAGGATCATCAGATAGAAACGTATCTAATTGTGCCAGGCGATATATATAGGCCA CACAAAAAGTCCAGAAATCGATTGCAAGTCAATGGCAATATCTCCAAAGAGCTGCGTATGATGGGTCATGGTACGGCCCAAAAGCACACTTCAAA ATTTGGCTTCGGCGACAGTTCGGAGAGTGCCAAGGATCCCGAGGATGAGGTGAATGAGTATCTGATGCGGGCCATCGATGCCCGAAGCATCGATCATTTGAGGGCCGAGCACTGCCAGTCCTTGCTGCTCTGCTTCAAGGATAACGTTCTGGAGAGGAAG TACGCCAGCGAACCAGATCGCATGTTGTGTGTTTACTTCTACTGCAGTCTGTTGGTTTTGCTCGGCACCAGCATAATGCGGCTGGTGGTCTTCCAGAG CTCCCTGCTGACTCTGGCCTTGTCCACTGGCGCTCTGTTGCTGCTCGGCTTCCTGGTATTTCTGGTGGCATGTCACAAAATCAACTTTCAG CTGCCATCGGACATCAAACGCTTCTCATTGCGCATTCATAGCAATCGCAGGATATCCCAGTTGTTCGCCTTTGCGAGTGTCGCCCTGATTGTCCTTACCACCCTGCTGGCCATG TTTCAGGAATCGGGCCGCCAAATGGAGCTGCTCCAGAGAAGGCGCTTCTGGCTGGATGTGAACGGTAGCATCAGCCTAAATGACACGGAGCTCAACACGAAGATGTATGACGCCGAGGAACCCGATTGTGATTTCTATCTGGCCTACaat ACCTTCCTGCTGCTCACGCTGCTCTCGATGATGAGCTGTGCCACCTACCAGGTCCTGCGGATCCTGCtcaagctgctgctgctcctcctggccTCCGGCAGCTACATGGCATGCTCCTCCAACTTGTACTCGCGCAGCAGGGAAATGAGCCAAGAGCTGGC CGAGGCAGCTGCGCTATCTCTGAATGAAAACGAATTATGGCGTAATGCAATTTCAGTTGGGTTCAGTTGGTCGAAGGGGGTCCAAGGGAGTCGAAGGGGGGCTGCAGAACTTGGCTGA